One window from the genome of Lasioglossum baleicum chromosome 9, iyLasBale1, whole genome shotgun sequence encodes:
- the LOC143211734 gene encoding uncharacterized protein LOC143211734: MIVAPLYLLLILGVTHAEEAVRYDGYRLYKIFVPDTSGLEALKKIEDEDGYNFWGQPRVNDTMNVMMSPKKVEEFMSLVNATQLDPELMMDDVQRYIDDENPRRNTRGVFDWFGYHRLDAIYRWLDSLVAQHPAIVKPLTGGRSYEGRSIRGVKLSFKQGNPGIFIEGGIHAREWISPAVVTYILNELILSDDPRVRYMAESYDWYIFPVFNPDGYEYTHTRNRLWRKTRRPSGRGCYGADPNRNWNFHWAEGGTSPNPCSEIYPGDKPFSEIETKSMSEYIDSIHDKIFSYIAFHSYSQLLLIPYGHTNKRVENYADLFRIGNYSINTLSKRYGTRYKVGNIADIIYVASGGSMDWVRGTYKIPVTYTYELRDTGRYGFILPANQILPTAEETLDSLVAMFQQASKLGYGTSTTMHSNMWKVFLLALVALATAEQIKYDNYKVFRVTPQTEDQLEILRHLEEISDSYSFWKEPSNVGKFADVMVAPHKEPEFIAMMDNYGVAHETFVPDVQTLIDSEQPPVQPLAGFNLKSYHKLEEIYSFLDSLAKAHPGKVQVIVGGKTHEGRQIKGVKLTFGQNKPGIFLEGGIHAREWISPATVLYMLNELLTSKQPDVRALAESHEWYIFPSFNPDGYVYTHTTNRLWRKTRKPYNALCYGSDPNRNWGYKWMSGGASTNPCSETYGGSAAFSETETKTMSDYIKSISNKFYAYVAFHSYSQLLMFPYGHTKQHLENYSESLQIGQKTIQALAKRYGTKYQTGNVAETIYVATGSSVDWVKGTFHKKVTYTYELRDTGRHGFLLPADQIEPTALETLDSLVAMFKEAKARGYE, from the exons ATGATAGTGGCACCATTGTATTTGCTTCTCATTCTCGGAGTGACTCATGCTGAAGAGGCGGTGCGATACGATGGATACAGATTGTATAAAATCTTTGTTCCGGACACTTCCGGTCTGGAAGCACTCAAGAAGATAGAAGATGAGGATGGTTACAATTTCTGGGGACAGCCGAGGGTCAACGATACTATGAATGTTATGATGTCACCGAAGAAAGTCGAAGAGTTCATGAGTCTTGTTAATGCAACGCAGCTTGATCCTGAATTGATGATGGACGATGTGCAACGGTACATCGATGACGAAAATCCACGGCGAAACACGCGGGGAGTGTTCGATTGGTTTGGCTACCATCGACTGGACGCG ATTTATCGTTGGCTAGATTCTCTTGTCGCACAACATCCTGCAATCGTGAAACCCCTAACCGGTGGTCGCAGTTACGAGGGAAGAAGCATAAGAGGCGTCAAGCTCTCTTTCAAGCAAGGAAATCCTGGAATATTCATCGAAGGCGGAATTCATGCCAGAGAATGGATATCACCAGCCGTTGTAACGTACATCCTGAATGAATTAATACTAAGCGATGATCCCCGTGTGCGATACATGGCAGAGTCTTACGACTGGTACATCTTCCCGGTATTCAACCCGGATGGTTACGAGTACACGCATACCAgg AATCGTCTTTGGCGAAAAACTAGACGACCGAGTGGAAGGGGATGCTATGGCGCTGATCCAAACAGGAATTGGAACTTCCATTGGGCAG AGGGTGGCACCAGTCCGAATCCATGCAGCGAGATCTACCCAGGCGACAAACCGTTCTCAGAGATAGAAACGAAGTCTATGTCGGAATACATCGACAGCATTCACGACAAGATATTTTCGTACATAGCGTTCCACAGTTACAGCCAACTGTTGCTCATCCCCTACGGCCATACGAACAAAAGGGTCGAAAACTACGCGGACCTGTTCCGAATCGGAAACTACTCCATAAACACTTTGTCGAAGAGATACGGGACAAGATACAAAGTCGGAAATATAGCCGACATAATAT ATGTTGCATCTGGAGGATCAATGGATTGGGTGCGCGGTACTTACAAGATTCCAGTAACGTACACATATGAGCTTCGAGACACAGGAAGATATGGTTTTATCCTACCAGCAAATCAAATTTTACCCACTGCAGAAGAGACTTTGGATTCTTTGGTCGCCATGTTTCAGCAAGCATCGAAACTCGGATATGGAACATCCACGACAA TGCATAGTAACATGTGGAAGGTTTTTCTTCTGGCGCTGGTCGCCTTAGCGACAGCTGAGCAAATCAAGTATGACAACTACAAGGTGTTCCGTGTAACTCCTCAGACTGAGGACCAACTGGAAATTCTGCGTCACCTCGAAGAGATTTCTGACTCG TACTCCTTCTGGAAAGAGCCCAGCAATGTCGGCAAGTTTGCTGACGTGATGGTAGCTCCCCACAAGGAACCGGAATTCATCGCAATGATGGACAATTACGGAGTCGCCCACGAGACCTTCGTTCCTGACGTTCAAACCCTGATCGACAGCGAACAACCACCAGTGCAACCCCTGGCAGGATTCAATTTGAAAAGTTATCACAAGTTGGAAGAGATCTACTCCTTCTTGGACAGCTTGGCCAAGGCTCACCCCGGCAAGGTCCAAGTGATCGTTGGAGGAAAGACACACGAGGGTCGTCAAATCAAAGGTGTCAAGCTGACTTTTGGCCAGAACAAACCCGGAATCTTCCTCGAAGGTGGTATCCATGCTAGAGAATGGATCTCCCCTGCTACAGTCCTGTACATGCTGAACGAACTGTTGACTAGCAAGCAACCTGATGTTAGGGCACTGGCTGAGAGTCACGAATGGTACATCTTCCCCTCTTTCAACCCTGACGGATATGTCTACACGCACACCACG AACCGCTTATGGAGAAAGACACGCAAGCCATACAACGCTCTGTGCTACGGAAGTGACCCCAACAGGAACTGGGGCTACAAATGGATGT CTGGCGGTGCTAGCACCAACCCATGCAGTGAAACTTATGGAGGAAGCGCTGCGTTCTCTGAAACCGAAACCAAGACGATGTCTGACTACATCAAATCGATTTCGAACAAATTCTACGCCTATGTTGCTTTCCACAGTTACTCACAGCTTTTGATGTTCCCTTACGGCCACACGAAACAACATTTGGAAAACTACAGTGAATCT CTCCAAATCGGCCAGAAGACCATCCAGGCCCTTGCCAAGCGCTATGGAACCAAATACCAAACCGGAAACGTCGCTGAAACTATTT acgttGCCACCGGAAGCTCCGTGGATTGGGTGAAGGGTACCTTCCACAAGAAAGTGACATACACTTATGAACTTCGTGACACTGGTCGTCATGGATTCTTGCTCCCGGCTGACCAAATTGAACCCACTGCTCTGGAAACCCTGGATTCTTTGGTCGCCATGTTCAAAGAAGCTAAGGCTCGTGGATACGAATAA